In Xiphophorus maculatus strain JP 163 A chromosome 15, X_maculatus-5.0-male, whole genome shotgun sequence, the following are encoded in one genomic region:
- the msra gene encoding mitochondrial peptide methionine sulfoxide reductase isoform X2, producing the protein MVMFGMGCFWGAERKFWTQKGVYSTQVGYSGGYTPNATYEEVCTGRTGHTEVVRVVYHPEKISFNSLLKVFWESHNPTQGMRQGNDVGTTYRSAIYAYTQQQLEEALASKDQYQKVLAEEGFGSITTEITEAKPFYYAEDYHQQYLSKNPHGYCGLGGTGVTCPIGLGKKS; encoded by the exons ATGGTGATGTTTG GCATGGGCTGTTTCTGGGGAGCAGAGAGGAAGTTTTGGACACAAAAGGGAGTTTACTCCACCCAAGTGGGCTACTCTGGCGGCTACACTCCAAACGCCACGTATGAGGAAGTGTGCACAG GCAGAACCGGCCACACTGAGGTGGTGCGAGTTGTTTACCATCCAGAGAAGATCAGCTTCAACAGCCTGCTGAAGGTTTTCTGGGAAAGTCACAATCCCACTCAAG GAATGCGTCAGGGGAACGATGTCGGGACAACGTACCGCTCTGCCATCTACGCCTACACTCAGCAGCAGCTTGAGGAAGCGTTGGCCTCCAAGGATCAGTACCAGAAG GTTCTTGCAGAGGAAGGTTTTGGTTCAATTACAACAGAAATCACTGAAGCCAAACCGTTTTATTACGCTGAGGATTACCACCAGCAGTACCTGAGCAAAAACCCACATGGATACTGCGGCCTGGGCGGGACAGGAGTCACCTGTCCAATCGGACTCGGCAAAAAGTCCTGA